One genomic window of Cygnus atratus isolate AKBS03 ecotype Queensland, Australia chromosome 16, CAtr_DNAZoo_HiC_assembly, whole genome shotgun sequence includes the following:
- the ZNF831 gene encoding zinc finger protein 831 — protein MEAQKHPGVTVALADQPLPTSSLQPAQGSSALSQNSVIPRQEQALSQPVYLKTLTIPLYQPVQPGCFQPNSQLVPGRRCVNLDSSSIPLILNPLVPSEGTDQPQSVFQKQFGQTLTLNIVSTLPVLSSPNSSLNAPTGSPGKTKNAGKYICKHCGRDCLKPSVLEKHIRSHTGERPFPCTTCGIAFKTQSNLYKHRRTQTHVNNTRLPSDSENTGVLEQNEKVTESITSHQGTKLHGSICEDKGTKMKQVTLETSDVTDTKKLNDLSVPATSNSSLASENPERTKQSFSSKTDQGVPEKEPQGLSSPVALPNGQCQRKKIQEQISPSANKHVQLQRQQATSSEKQWDYKPFDCKLKKCESTDSGYLSRSDSTEQQMASSSPLHSLYEHSTELENETAFSSLRCTAGSSAKLDSAEKATALMLEKKRLEEHISKLISHNKIVVDDTQLDNVRPRKTILSKQGSIDLPMPYTYKDSFHFDIKTFDVNRKKNLSLCSAKSTFAPLEKCKPMFFHSVPTQFSTTIDAVPVTRSNSLPFVEGTRMVHDKAGCSKPLSLTKQSVTAGTASLLPSNNLVANSVDFPNSHPRALVRQTAVDDLPLSNVADPPPSEELQASKKPGAGEVVSAKNKKHNQRKLKMFSQEKWQMYGDETFKKIYQKMKSSQNAKKMKQRENEITGFAPDSKESISSTEISEERDVRSSPSDSLSSLVTTDLNTVKSETCTNGNHTLQNVSSEETADSLTYVMETSHSVAASAHSVMSTTSQDLGGSDTEKCTGGNNTSLAPNSCELRLQNTQCQLNASRMKDDCLPVQSSKWEESSPGKESSTFESDYKSTSNNYGNQNRNKETGQHALTALWVHCSNNNRDAPGKSQNLPSERKKLKVEVEKQENIVSKPCSSPSSENNAVNEVERICCTITQCLSTVPVKLSSKTEEQKISMRINESSGGAENVEYMKTTRLPTKAVNYSGSNLLSHSAGISETLSVGFWGPELRGSDCNSLALHNATDKDVKTCLVKTGIPLLSDNAGDAPSKLHHLQSGQLTPVPQKNAFPPKYILKLPQDKRASDLSILFKPEQKITPCTSVTDTLTNPPCSSGSGSLCSHSTDVLWSPLKFEVRQKGSKGELRCNVHANLKTPVFCSPVNSETTNILTTVGSTFYKQEIKREAWKNKQNKNKLNYQRQTEEKWMSITTSSAQTPKNKICFTSKYSSGFFISADIKEEKKVLHHLCSGSDASMTASGHRGTSGKDAELTAIGQDTRGSPGILKDMSPVLQDTEHSQSSAESSTYFCHSFGTFYCHTLTTHCKEFPALPNNSLTYYSASLTVSSTKSTFPSLNAEPRLTWCCLTKSLPLPAEQKGNADSAYSSMHTCDKESSNECTLSTYDISIFKMKNVNRTVAYGLTNKNLKTLVSSFSQGQQTQELSSAAAGGAFKNTSEQKKKTAVCKKEKLATNKLKRSHKQNKIKLPPKWYRGRHVQGYAQLKINRLSKRHCFPNRTWDVLKKGYSSQPCKFSQYKKCHSLQAKVQENYLHQQKDSSCSTSDKPLCSRKKEGKNNSGIFSYTENLNHVKQKDKVDKKDISGQIREHTRTNFSFQNIIPPLEVSMTTHSFSSTVNTAMQQVSSAVEIRCSVTQPLVLQQSVPGESEPNVQTDSMASSFWSCPFDFTNTGTGEQSDSTNSETAGSLSLHLEASQRSVLNVESESQRFGTLDLVIRASGKEKCPVEENTYSSSTENSAPSSQPGCSRSLGSKAEFPLESVSTAKLPSVEHREWENFSQKVLHLHGTADKNGTPLQSESYERTHRTAISTFKKPSVTLRSPEFKNYSATPAKIYKKRGLEMMRKQTRVEYDDTSSDDEDRLVIEI, from the exons ATGGAGGCACAGAAGCATCCTGGTGTGACCGTTGCACTAGCAGATCAGCCACTTCCAACCTCTTCTCTTCAGCCTGCACAGGGTTCCTCAGCTCTCAGCCAAAACAGTGTGATTCCTCGACAGGAGCAAGCGCTGTCTCAACCTGTGTATCTAAAAACCCTCACTATACCCCTGTATCAGCCCGTCCAGCCAGGATGCTTTCAGCCAAACAGTCAGTTAGTGCCTGGCAGGCGCTGTGTAAATCTAGACAGCAGTAGCATACCTTTAATCCTGAATCCACTCGTTCCTTCAGAAGGCACAGATCAGCCCCAGtcagtttttcagaaacaatttggGCAAACTCTAACATTAAACATAGTGAGCACTTTACCAGTTTTATCATCACCAAATTCTTCTCTAAATGCACCTACTGGAAgcccaggaaaaacaaaaaatgctggGAAATATATCTGTAAACACTGTGGACGAGACTGTTTGAAGCCAAGTGTCCTTGAGAAACATATTCGCTCTCACACAGGAGAGAGGCCCTTTCCATGCACCACTTGTGGTATTGCATTTAAAACTCAAAGCAATTtgtacaaacacagaagaaCCCAGACACATGTCAACAATACCAGACTACCCTCTGATTCTGAAAACACTGGTGTATTGGagcaaaatgagaaagtaaCAGAGAGCATCACATCACATCAAGGCACCAAACTACATGGTAGCATCTGTGAAGACAAGGGGACGAAGATGAAACAAGTGACTTTGGAGACCAGTGATGTAACAGACACTAAGAAACTTAATGACCTTTCAGTGCCGGCAACAAGCAATTCATCACTTGCTTcagaaaatccagaaagaaCTAAGCAGTCCTTTAGTTCAAAGACTGATCAGGGGGTTCCTGAAAAAGAACCTCAAGGTTTATCATCTCCAGTGGCTTTGCCAAATGGTCAGTGCCAGAGAAAGAAGATACAGGAGCAAATAAGTCCATCTGCCAATAAGCACGTTCAGTTGCAAAGGCAGCAAGCAAcctcttcagaaaaacagtggGATTACAAGCCATTTGACTGCAAGCTAAAGAAGTGTGAGAGCACCGACTCAGGGTATCTGTCACGCTCTGATAGCACAGAACAACAGATGGCGTCCTCCAGCCCGCTGCACAGTCTCTATGAACACAGCACtgaactggaaaatgaaactgCCTTCAGCAGCTTAAGGTGCACTGCCGGAAGCAGTGCAAAGCTAGACTCAGCTGAGAAAGCTACAGCCTTGATGCTAGAGAAAAAGAGGCTGGAAGAACACATTTCAAAACTTATTTCTCATAACAAAATTGTGGTGGATGATACTCAGTTAGACAACGTTAGGCCCAGAAAAACCATCCTTTCTAAACAGGGGAGCATAGATCTGCCAATGCCTTACACATACAAAGACTCTTTCCATTTTGACATCAAAACTTTTGATGTGAATAGGAAAAAGAACCTTTCTCTTTGTTCAGCTAAATCTACCTTTGCACCCCTAGAAAAATGCAAGCCGATGTTTTTTCACTCAGTCCCCACCCAGTTCTCCACGACGATAGATGCTGTGCCTGTCACACGAAGCAACTCTTTGCCGTTTGTGGAAGGCACAAGAATGGTACATGACAAAGCAGGCTGCTCAAAACCACTTTCTCTTACTAAGCAGTCTGTAACTGCAGGCACTGCTAGTTTGCTGCCTAGCAACAACCTCGTTGCAAATTCGGTGGATTTTCCTAATAGCCATCCTCGAGCTCTAGTCAGACAAACAGCAGTGGATGACTTGCCACTAAGTAACGTGGCTGATCCTCCTCCCTCGGAGGAGTTGCAAGCGAGTAAAAAGCCTGGGGCTGGAGAAGTAGTCAGCgctaaaaataagaaacacaaTCAAAGGAAGCTGAAGATGTTCTCTcaagaaaaatggcaaatgtATGGAGATGAAACGTTTAAGAAAATCtaccaaaaaatgaaaagcagtcaaaatgccaagaaaatgaaacaaagggaGAATGAGATTACAGGCTTCGCTCCTGATTCAAAAGAATCCATCAGCAGTACTGAAATTTCTGAGGAAAGAGACGTCAGGAGCTCTCCAAGTGACAGTCTTTCCTCCCTTGTGACAACAGATTTAAACACTGTTAAATCAGAAACCTGTACGAATGGTAATCATACCCTACAGAATGTGTCCTCAGAGGAAACTGCAGACAGTTTAACTTATGTAATGGAGACATCACATTCAGTAGCTGCTAGTGCACATAGTGTTATGAGCACAACTTCCCAAGATCTCGGTGGCAGCgacacagaaaaatgcacagGTGGCAACAACACATCACTAGCTCCAAACAGTTGTGAGCTCAGGCTGCAAAATACTCAGTGTCAACTTAACGCTAGCAGAATGAAGGATGACTGCTTGCCGGTACAGAGTAGCAAATGGGAAGAATCGAGTCCTGGGAAAGAATCCAGTACATTTGAATCAGATTATAAAAGCACTTCAAACAATTATGGAAACCAAAACAGGAATAAGGAAACTGGCCAGCATGCCCTGACGGCCCTGTGGGTCCActgcagcaacaacaacagagaCGCCCCGGGGAAATCCCAGAATTTgccatcagaaagaaaaaagctgaaagttgAAGTCgagaagcaagaaaacattGTTTCAAAGCCCTGTTCCAGTCCCAGTAGTGAGAACAACGCAGTAAATGAAGTAGAGAGAATCTGTTGCACTATCACTCAGTGTCTTTCTACAGTACCAGTGAAACTCTCCAGTAAAACAGAGGAGCAAAAAATAAGCATGAGAATTAATGAATCATCTGGAGGTGCTGAGAACGTGGAGTATATGAAAACAACCAGACTCCCCACAAAAGCTGTTAATTATAGTGGTTCTAACCTTCTTTCACATTCAGCAGGGATCTCAGAAACTTTATCTGTGGGATTTTGGGGGCCTGAATTAAGGGGAAGCGATTGCAATTCTTTAGCCTTGCACAATGCAACAGATAAAGATGTCAAAACATGTCTTGTGAAAACAGGAATACCACTTCTCAGTGACAACGCTGGCGATGCACCTTCCAAACTTCATCATCTGCAATCTGGTCAGTTAACTCCGGTCCCACAGAAAAATGCCTTTCCTCCGAAATATATCCTTAAATTGCCACAAGACAAGAGAGCCTCAGATCTGTCAATTCTGTTTAAACCTGAACAGAAGATTACACCTTGCACATCTGTGACGGACACCTTAACCAACCCACCCTGCTCTTCTGGCAGTGGATCACTCTGTTCTCATTCTACTGATGTGCTTTGGTCCCCTTTAAAATTTGAAGTGAGACAAAAGGGCAGCAAAGGAGAGCTGAGATGTAACGTACATGCAAACTTGAAAACTCCAGTATTTTGCTCACCAGTCAATTCAGAAACAACAAATATCTTAACCACAGTAGGCAGCACATTTTATAAACAGGAAATTAAGAGAGAGGCttggaaaaataagcagaacaaaaataaattaaattatcaaAGGCAAACAGAGGAGAAGTGGATGAGCATAACCACTTCTTCTGCACAGACcccaaagaacaaaatatgCTTTACTTCTAAGTATTCAAGTGGTTTTTTCATATCAGCTGacatcaaagaagaaaagaaagttttacaTCACCTTTGCTCAGGAAGTGATGCTTCGATGACAGCAtcaggccacaggggaacttctggCAAGGACGCAGAGCTAACAGCCATAGGACAGGACACACGTGGAAGCCCAGGCATTCTTAAGGACATGTCACCAGTACTGCAGGATACGGAGCATTCTCAGAGCTCAGCAGAGAGCTCCACTTATTTTTGCCATTCCTTTGGCACGTTTTATTGCCACACTCTCACCACTCACTGTAAAGAATTCCCAGCACTACCCAACAATAGCCTGACTTACTACTCTGCAAGTTTAACAGTATCAAGCACCAAGAGCACCTTCCCATCACTAAATGCTGAACCTCGGTTAACATGGTGCTGTTTAACCAAAagccttcctctgcctgctgagcagaagggaaatgcaGACTCTGCTTATTCCTCCATGCACACCTGTGACAAGGAATCTAGCAATGAATGCACACTGTCAACATatgatatttctattttcaaaatgaaaaatgttaacagGACTGTGGCCTATGGCTTAAcaaacaagaatttaaaaacactgGTTTCATCCTTTTCTCAAGGACAACAGACACAGGAG TTAAGCTcggcagctgctggtggtgctttcaaaaatacatcagagcaaaagaagaaaacagcagtttgcaaaaaggaaaaacttgcaACAAATAAACTCAAGAGAAGccacaaacagaacaaaattaaactcCCCCCAAAATG GTACAGAGGAAGGCATGTACAGGGATATGCTCAGCTGAAAATTAATCGACTAAGCAAGAGGCACTGTTTTCCAAACAGAACGTGGGATGTTTTGAAAAAGGGCTATTCATCACAACCCTGTAAATTTAGTCAGTATAAGAAGTGCCATTCTCTTCAGGCAAAAGTACAAG AAAATTACCTACACCAGCAAAAAGACTCATCTTGTTCCACTTCAGACAAGCCGCTTTGCagtaggaagaaagaaggaaagaataacTCAGGAATATTTTCCTATACTGAAAATCTAAACCATGTTAAGCAAAAAGACAAAGTGGATAAAAAA GACATTTCTGGGCAAATCAGGGAACACACAAGAacaaatttctcttttcagaacaTTATACCACCTCTGGAAGTATCTATGACAACTCATTCCTTTTCATCCACAGTTAATACAGCCATGCAGCAAGTCAGCAGTGCTGTGGAAATTCGCTGTTCAGTGACACAGCCACTTGTGCTTCAACAATCAGTTCCAGGGGAGTCAGAGCCAAATGTTCAGACTGACTCAATGGCGTCGTCTTTTTGGTCTTGTCCTTTTGATTTTACAAATACAGGCACAGGTGAACAATCTGATAGCACAAACTCAGAGACTGCTGGTTCTCTTTCCTTACATCTAGAGGCAAGCCAGCGAAGTGTATTAAATGTAGAATCAGAGAGTCAAAGATTTGGTACATTAGATCTGGTGATCCGTGCctcaggaaaggagaaatgcccagttgaagaaaatacatattcatcTTCTACGGAAAACTCAGCTCCGAGTTCCCAACCTGGATGTTCACGTTCATTAGGATCAAAAGCAGAGTTTCCTCTTGAGTCAGTCTCTACGGCTAAATTACCCAGTGTAGAACACAGAGAATGGGAAAACTTTTCTCAAAAAGTCCTTCACCTTCATGGAACTGCTGACAAGAATGGAACCCCCCTGCAGTCAGAGAGCTACGAAAGGACACACAGAACAGctatttctacttttaaaaagcCCTCGGTAACTCTCAGGTCTCCCGAGTTCAAGAATTACTCTGCAACACCTGccaaaatatacaaaaagagAGGTTTAGAGATGATGAGGAAGCAAACCAGAGTTGAATATGATGACACTAGTAGTGATGATGAAGATAGGCTTGTTATAGAAATATAG